In Clostridium sp. JN-1, one genomic interval encodes:
- the dapA gene encoding 4-hydroxy-tetrahydrodipicolinate synthase: MSLFKGAGVAIITPFNESGVDFEKLKELLEWHIKSGTSAIVICGTTGEASTMTEEERKSTIKFTVDIVNKRIPVIAGTGSNNTKAAIEMSKWAESIGVDGVLVITPYYNKTTQKGLIEHYKAISSSIKIPIIIYNVPGRTGLNILPSTLKELCEIDNIAAIKEASGNISQIAKIKALCKDKLDIYSGNDDQIIPILALGGIGVISVLSNIIPKDVNDMCQLFFDGKVNEALKIQLDSLALTNALFIETNPIPIKTAMNILGMNVGNLRLPLCDMTESNLKVLKAELKNYGLLK; the protein is encoded by the coding sequence ATGAGTTTATTCAAAGGTGCTGGTGTTGCCATTATTACACCATTTAATGAAAGTGGTGTAGACTTTGAAAAATTAAAAGAGTTACTAGAGTGGCATATAAAATCTGGAACTTCTGCCATTGTAATATGTGGAACTACTGGAGAAGCTTCTACTATGACAGAAGAAGAAAGAAAATCTACAATAAAGTTTACAGTAGATATTGTAAACAAAAGAATACCTGTTATTGCAGGTACTGGCAGTAACAATACTAAAGCAGCTATAGAAATGAGTAAATGGGCTGAAAGCATTGGTGTAGATGGTGTATTGGTAATAACACCTTATTACAATAAAACTACTCAAAAGGGACTTATAGAACACTATAAAGCTATATCATCAAGTATTAAAATTCCTATAATAATATATAATGTTCCTGGAAGAACAGGCTTAAACATTCTTCCTAGTACTTTAAAAGAATTGTGTGAAATTGATAATATCGCTGCAATTAAGGAAGCTAGCGGCAATATAAGTCAAATAGCTAAAATAAAAGCTCTTTGCAAAGATAAACTCGATATTTATTCTGGAAATGATGATCAGATAATTCCTATTCTTGCTTTAGGCGGTATTGGTGTTATATCTGTACTTTCAAACATAATTCCAAAAGATGTAAACGATATGTGCCAGCTGTTCTTTGATGGTAAAGTAAATGAGGCATTAAAAATCCAATTAGATTCTCTTGCCTTAACCAATGCATTATTTATAGAAACTAATCCTATACCTATAAAAACTGCAATGAATATTTTAGGTATGAATGTAGGAAATTTAAGACTTCCTCTTTGTGATATGACCGAATCAAATTTAAAAGTTTTAAAGGCTGAACTTAAAAATTATGGATTATTAAAATAG
- a CDS encoding single-stranded DNA-binding protein, whose product MDNLMLNNKIYLEGEVISELEFSHEMYGEGFYTFYFEVPRLSSTKDKLFVTISERLIGEMEIKVGSQLVIEGQLRSYNKFINGANRLILTVFVRNIDFCKEKSRNPNQIFLDGFICKEPIYRTTPFGREISDMLLAVNRSYNKSDYIPTIAWGRNSRFCKNLQVGDNIRVWGRLQSREYQKRISDTEVLKKMAYEVSISKMEKVNKESDDEPKTSETCEKPESKNQDEKQIS is encoded by the coding sequence ATGGATAATTTAATGTTGAATAATAAAATTTATTTAGAAGGAGAAGTGATTTCCGAATTAGAATTTAGCCATGAAATGTACGGAGAGGGATTTTATACTTTTTATTTTGAAGTCCCAAGATTAAGTAGTACAAAAGACAAGTTGTTTGTGACTATATCAGAGAGGTTAATTGGCGAAATGGAAATAAAGGTTGGCTCTCAACTTGTCATAGAAGGACAGCTCAGATCTTATAATAAATTTATAAATGGGGCTAATAGATTGATACTGACAGTTTTTGTACGAAATATTGATTTTTGCAAAGAAAAGAGTAGAAATCCTAATCAAATATTTTTGGATGGTTTCATCTGTAAGGAGCCTATCTATAGGACAACTCCTTTTGGAAGAGAAATTTCAGATATGCTTTTAGCAGTTAATAGATCATATAATAAGTCAGATTACATACCAACAATAGCATGGGGAAGGAATTCAAGATTCTGTAAAAACTTGCAAGTTGGTGATAATATAAGGGTATGGGGAAGACTTCAAAGTAGAGAATACCAAAAGAGAATATCTGATACTGAAGTATTGAAAAAGATGGCATATGAAGTTTCAATTTCAAAAATGGAAAAAGTAAATAAAGAAAGTGATGATGAACCCAAAACAAGTGAAACATGTGAAAAACCAGAAAGTAAAAATCAAGATGAAAAGCAAATATCATAA
- a CDS encoding DUF4364 family protein, translating to MFDDTLELAENKLLLLYIFNKMNFPISNNQITEIVLENNLINYFTLQQYLTELVSSNFLKYTNETGSYRYTITIKGEKVLFLFINRISKQKTDTVNEYLDKQIDNIKKKVTVRADYTIEHDNFIVNLKALKDDSILIDIKLNVPSNKQAKEICENWNKNHLNLYNKIIHLLNEN from the coding sequence ATGTTTGATGACACTTTAGAATTAGCGGAAAATAAACTTTTATTGTTATACATATTTAATAAAATGAACTTTCCAATTTCTAATAATCAGATAACAGAAATAGTGCTTGAAAATAATCTTATAAATTACTTTACACTTCAACAGTATTTAACAGAGTTGGTCTCCTCTAATTTTTTAAAATATACGAATGAAACTGGGAGTTACAGATATACTATAACAATTAAAGGCGAAAAGGTTCTTTTCTTGTTTATCAATAGAATTTCAAAGCAAAAAACTGATACTGTAAATGAATATCTCGATAAACAAATAGATAATATTAAGAAAAAGGTTACAGTTAGAGCAGATTATACAATAGAACATGACAACTTTATTGTAAATTTAAAGGCCTTAAAAGATGATTCAATATTAATAGATATAAAATTAAATGTCCCTTCAAACAAACAAGCTAAAGAAATATGTGAAAATTGGAATAAAAATCATTTAAATTTATATAATAAAATAATACATTTACTTAATGAAAATTAA
- a CDS encoding alpha/beta-type small acid-soluble spore protein, whose product MGKTPLKKVIKAKLKSNRELNEAEKLREKMKYEIADELGLSEKVDKYGWSALTSEETGRIGGIMTKRKKELNIPKNEIILKEYE is encoded by the coding sequence ATGGGAAAAACTCCATTAAAAAAAGTAATAAAGGCGAAACTTAAATCAAATAGAGAACTGAATGAAGCAGAAAAACTTAGGGAAAAGATGAAATATGAAATAGCTGATGAACTTGGATTAAGTGAAAAAGTCGATAAATATGGATGGAGTGCGCTCACTTCAGAGGAAACAGGGAGAATCGGTGGAATTATGACTAAGAGGAAGAAAGAACTTAATATACCTAAAAATGAAATTATATTGAAAGAATATGAATAA
- the hslO gene encoding Hsp33 family molecular chaperone HslO, which translates to MDDKLVKATANNGEVRIIAAITTELVNEGVKIHKCSATAAAALGRMLTAGSIMGSMLKSDKDSLTLKISGGGEAKGVVVTSYEDAHVKGYIGNPNVELPANEKGKLDVGGAIGKNGNLAVIRDMGLKEPYVGQVPIYTGEIGDDLAYYFTVSEQTPSAVGVGVLVNTDLSIKAAGGFIIQMMPGASELTADLVTYRLQEIPSITSLIEKGMTVEEILEFIFEGMDLKILDSMHPTYRCDCSRERVERVLMSIGKKDLQNIYDDGKTEELKCEFCNKSYEFTHEDIGRILKAASR; encoded by the coding sequence GTGGATGATAAATTAGTAAAAGCTACTGCTAATAATGGGGAAGTAAGAATAATAGCAGCCATAACTACAGAGCTTGTAAATGAAGGCGTGAAAATTCACAAATGCAGTGCAACAGCTGCAGCTGCACTTGGAAGAATGCTTACAGCAGGAAGTATCATGGGCTCTATGCTTAAATCGGATAAAGATAGTTTAACTTTAAAAATATCAGGAGGAGGAGAGGCTAAAGGAGTAGTTGTTACTTCTTATGAGGATGCTCACGTAAAAGGCTATATTGGAAATCCAAATGTAGAACTTCCAGCTAATGAAAAAGGAAAACTTGATGTTGGTGGTGCCATAGGTAAAAATGGAAATCTCGCAGTTATAAGAGATATGGGACTTAAGGAACCATATGTTGGCCAAGTCCCAATATATACTGGAGAAATAGGTGATGATCTTGCTTATTATTTTACTGTATCAGAACAGACACCATCAGCAGTAGGGGTTGGTGTATTAGTAAATACAGATTTGAGTATAAAGGCAGCTGGTGGATTTATAATACAAATGATGCCTGGAGCAAGTGAACTTACAGCAGATTTAGTTACTTATAGGCTTCAAGAAATACCTTCTATAACTAGTTTAATTGAAAAGGGAATGACTGTAGAAGAAATTTTAGAATTCATATTTGAAGGTATGGATTTAAAAATATTAGACAGTATGCACCCAACTTATAGATGTGATTGTTCAAGAGAAAGAGTTGAAAGAGTTCTTATGAGTATAGGTAAGAAAGATTTGCAGAATATATATGATGATGGAAAAACTGAAGAATTAAAATGTGAATTTTGTAATAAGTCATATGAATTCACACATGAAGATATAGGGAGAATACTTAAGGCTGCAAGTAGATAA
- the pdaB gene encoding polysaccharide deacetylase family sporulation protein PdaB: MRINIFGGLKLNVVLKKKIAFVSLMLILAVFMSMFINYRDTGVFTNVNKKMPIYCVNTQEKKVAITFDVSLGADYIDKVLDILDKYNVKATFFLVGEWIDGHPDQVKEIYNRGHEIGNHSNKHPDMTKLSKNQIIEDMDINDAKIRNLTGSGTKLFRCPSGSYNNLVVQTIQGAGCYCIQWDVDSIDWKEQGLDLEYKRVIDHTNPGSIILFHTTAKYTPQNLPRIIEKLQQQGYKFVKVGDLIYKDNYHIDYSGRQVHN; this comes from the coding sequence ATGAGAATTAATATATTTGGAGGGTTAAAATTGAATGTTGTACTAAAAAAGAAAATTGCGTTTGTATCTCTTATGTTAATATTAGCTGTATTTATGTCTATGTTCATCAATTATAGAGATACAGGGGTATTTACAAACGTAAATAAAAAGATGCCAATATATTGTGTCAATACTCAAGAAAAAAAAGTTGCTATTACCTTTGATGTAAGTTTAGGGGCTGACTATATAGATAAAGTTTTAGATATACTCGATAAATATAACGTAAAAGCTACATTTTTTCTAGTTGGCGAATGGATAGACGGCCACCCAGATCAAGTTAAAGAAATATATAATAGAGGACACGAAATAGGAAATCATTCAAATAAGCATCCAGATATGACTAAGTTATCTAAGAATCAAATTATAGAAGATATGGATATTAATGATGCAAAGATAAGAAATTTAACGGGTTCTGGTACTAAACTATTTAGATGTCCATCAGGTTCATATAATAATTTAGTTGTACAAACTATTCAAGGTGCAGGATGTTATTGTATCCAGTGGGATGTAGATAGTATAGATTGGAAAGAACAAGGGCTGGACTTAGAATATAAAAGAGTTATAGATCATACAAATCCAGGTTCTATAATATTATTTCATACTACTGCAAAATACACACCTCAAAATTTACCTAGAATTATTGAAAAATTACAGCAGCAAGGATATAAATTTGTTAAGGTTGGGGATTTAATTTATAAGGATAACTATCATATAGATTACAGTGGAAGACAAGTTCATAATTAA
- the dapD gene encoding 2,3,4,5-tetrahydropyridine-2,6-dicarboxylate N-acetyltransferase, which translates to MSYDLTNPYEIARYIKESKKSTPVKVYLEGNLDGCDLGNIESYEGGPKFYILFGEAEEVSSLLAKNKDKIKKFRVEYDRRNSAIPLIDLTKIDARIEPGAIIRNKVKIGKGAVIMMGAVINIGAEIGEGTMVDMNAVVGARGKLGKRVHLGAGAVVAGVLEPPSKSPCEIGDDVLIGANAVILEGVKIGKNSVVAAGSVVVEDVPEGVVAAGVPAKIIKKVDDQTKGKTQLLDDLRK; encoded by the coding sequence ATGAGTTATGATTTAACTAATCCATATGAAATAGCAAGATACATAAAGGAATCTAAGAAATCAACTCCAGTAAAAGTATACTTAGAAGGGAATCTTGATGGATGTGACCTTGGAAATATAGAAAGTTATGAAGGCGGTCCTAAATTTTATATATTATTTGGAGAAGCAGAAGAAGTTTCTAGCTTATTAGCTAAAAATAAAGATAAGATTAAAAAATTTAGAGTAGAATATGACAGAAGGAATTCTGCAATCCCACTTATAGATCTTACAAAAATAGACGCAAGAATTGAGCCGGGTGCAATCATAAGAAATAAGGTTAAAATTGGAAAAGGCGCTGTTATAATGATGGGCGCTGTTATAAATATAGGTGCTGAAATTGGTGAAGGTACTATGGTAGATATGAACGCCGTAGTAGGTGCAAGAGGCAAACTTGGTAAGAGAGTTCATCTTGGTGCAGGTGCTGTAGTAGCTGGTGTACTTGAGCCGCCTAGCAAATCACCTTGTGAAATAGGCGATGATGTTTTAATAGGTGCAAATGCTGTAATACTTGAAGGTGTAAAAATAGGCAAAAACTCTGTAGTTGCTGCCGGTTCAGTAGTTGTAGAAGATGTACCTGAAGGAGTAGTTGCTGCAGGAGTTCCTGCTAAAATAATTAAAAAAGTTGATGATCAAACTAAAGGCAAGACACAGCTGCTTGATGACCTTAGAAAATAA
- a CDS encoding peptide ABC transporter substrate-binding protein, which translates to MLSKKKLLILFAVLISFSFSSCSHKQNETAPVDKNQYLNLTLDGDPQGLDPSKNYDTSSLQVLTEVNESLTRLERDQNGKQVVRPAGAKSYDVTPDGLNWTFRLRDNKWSDGKEVTAKDYEYGIKRTLDPKTNSQKAFLLYIIKGAKDYNTSNSNISSDVVAVKALDDKTLKITLGAPCAYFLNLTCFSIMQPQREDIVKKYSNKYALNSDTTLFCGPFKVKQWIYGDRVELIKNENYWDKNSVKLQKVNMKILKENNTTYSKISDGSIDAANIIQPDLKNRLNKQNKFDVITVQEPISDFEVFNQNNEYFKNVNIRKAFSLAIDREEVSKTLWKGVHKPAYGLIPPSIQIGDEYFRSKVSLDPIKGLKEASTSSRKLFEQGLKEIGFKGNPSSITITYLQPGKDYEQRKIAEFFKNMYEKNLGVHIKVEYVPWDEFEKKISSGDYELASMMWTSDFNDPMSQLFIWVTGANFIKVNWSNERYDSLIKSAAFLPQTENNARFENFKEAENILLAKDTVIAPTVYRNSSLYKYKYVKNIMCTTSGSLYEIKYAYTQGR; encoded by the coding sequence TTGTTAAGTAAAAAGAAATTACTAATTTTATTTGCAGTTTTAATAAGTTTCTCTTTTAGCAGCTGTTCACATAAACAAAATGAAACAGCACCTGTTGATAAAAATCAATACTTGAACTTAACTTTAGATGGTGACCCTCAAGGGTTAGATCCTTCTAAAAATTATGATACATCATCTCTTCAAGTTTTAACTGAAGTAAATGAATCTTTGACAAGACTTGAAAGGGATCAAAATGGAAAACAAGTTGTAAGGCCGGCTGGAGCAAAAAGCTATGATGTCACGCCAGATGGATTGAATTGGACATTCCGTTTAAGAGATAATAAGTGGTCGGATGGAAAGGAAGTAACAGCAAAGGATTATGAGTATGGTATAAAGAGAACATTAGATCCAAAGACAAATTCCCAAAAGGCATTTCTCTTATATATTATAAAAGGAGCTAAAGATTATAATACTTCAAATTCGAATATTTCATCTGATGTTGTTGCTGTAAAGGCATTAGATGATAAGACTTTAAAGATAACCTTGGGAGCACCATGTGCTTATTTCTTAAATTTAACTTGTTTTTCAATAATGCAGCCTCAGAGGGAGGACATTGTAAAGAAATATTCGAATAAATATGCTTTAAATAGTGATACAACTTTATTTTGTGGGCCTTTTAAAGTAAAACAATGGATATATGGAGACAGAGTTGAACTAATTAAAAATGAAAATTATTGGGATAAAAATTCTGTAAAACTTCAAAAAGTTAATATGAAAATCTTAAAAGAAAATAATACTACATATTCGAAGATATCAGATGGATCTATTGATGCTGCAAATATTATACAACCTGATTTAAAAAATAGATTAAATAAGCAGAATAAATTTGATGTAATAACTGTCCAAGAACCCATATCAGATTTTGAAGTATTTAATCAAAATAATGAGTATTTTAAAAATGTAAATATAAGAAAAGCTTTTTCACTTGCAATAGATAGAGAAGAAGTATCTAAGACTTTATGGAAAGGAGTACATAAGCCTGCTTATGGATTAATTCCTCCTTCAATACAAATAGGAGATGAATATTTTAGAAGCAAGGTAAGTTTAGATCCTATAAAAGGACTAAAGGAAGCGAGTACAAGTTCTAGAAAGCTTTTTGAACAAGGATTAAAAGAAATAGGATTTAAAGGTAATCCATCAAGTATAACCATAACTTACCTCCAGCCTGGAAAAGATTATGAACAAAGGAAAATAGCTGAATTTTTTAAGAATATGTATGAAAAAAATTTAGGAGTACATATAAAGGTAGAATATGTTCCTTGGGATGAGTTTGAAAAGAAGATATCTTCAGGAGATTATGAACTAGCTTCTATGATGTGGACTTCTGATTTTAATGATCCTATGTCTCAATTATTTATATGGGTTACTGGTGCAAATTTTATAAAAGTAAACTGGTCTAATGAAAGGTATGATTCTTTAATTAAAAGTGCAGCTTTTCTTCCTCAAACTGAAAACAATGCTAGATTTGAGAATTTTAAAGAAGCTGAAAATATACTGCTGGCAAAGGATACTGTTATTGCACCTACTGTCTATAGAAACAGCAGTTTATATAAATATAAATATGTAAAAAATATAATGTGTACTACATCTGGCTCACTATATGAAATAAAGTATGCATATACCCAAGGCAGATAA
- the dapB gene encoding 4-hydroxy-tetrahydrodipicolinate reductase encodes MIKIILNGCNGKMGKVVSNCVSNFPNLNIAAGIDKNTQESTYPVFSDISKCTIEANVILDFSRPDSLDGLLKYSVDKKIPIIFCTTGYSDEQLSQIKEASNKTAVFRSANMSIGINVINNVLKNISAFLYNSFDIEVVEKHHNQKVDSPSGTALLLADTIKESIPEETTYVHGRNGTAKRKHEEIGIHSIRGGSIVGEHEIIFAGQGETIEIKHTAISREVFAIGALKSCEFMANKEKGFYSMDDVINQ; translated from the coding sequence ATGATTAAAATTATATTAAATGGATGTAATGGAAAAATGGGGAAGGTAGTATCAAATTGTGTTAGTAACTTTCCAAATTTAAATATAGCTGCAGGCATAGATAAAAATACTCAAGAGTCAACTTATCCTGTTTTTTCTGATATATCTAAATGCACTATAGAGGCTAATGTAATTTTAGATTTTTCAAGACCAGATTCATTAGATGGTCTTCTAAAATACTCTGTAGATAAGAAAATCCCAATTATCTTTTGTACAACAGGATATAGTGATGAACAACTTTCTCAAATAAAAGAAGCTTCAAATAAAACTGCCGTATTTCGTTCCGCAAATATGTCAATAGGTATAAATGTTATAAACAATGTTTTAAAAAATATAAGTGCATTTTTATACAATAGTTTTGACATTGAAGTTGTAGAAAAACATCATAATCAAAAGGTAGATTCTCCAAGTGGTACTGCACTTTTACTTGCAGACACTATAAAAGAATCAATTCCTGAAGAAACTACTTATGTACACGGAAGAAATGGTACAGCGAAGAGAAAGCATGAAGAAATAGGAATTCATTCAATAAGAGGCGGAAGTATAGTTGGAGAACATGAAATCATTTTTGCAGGACAAGGTGAAACCATAGAAATAAAGCATACTGCTATTTCAAGAGAAGTATTTGCAATTGGTGCACTTAAATCTTGCGAGTTTATGGCTAATAAAGAAAAAGGTTTTTATTCAATGGATGATGTCATAAATCAATAA
- a CDS encoding aspartate-semialdehyde dehydrogenase, with product MRYNVAVVGCTGMVGRKFLEILEERNFPINEIYFYASSRSAGKFLNFKGKDIIVEELNEENIKDKKIDFALFSAGGSVSKKYAPIFVKYNVTVIDNSSAWRMDKEVPLVVPEVNPEDIKFNKGIIANPNCSTIQAMVPLKPLKDKYGIKRIIYSTYQAVSGAGMGGYNDLLEGYKNVPPQKFPYPIAGNILPHIDDFLDNGYTKEEMKMVDETKKILHDDTLKITATTARVPVAYGHSESINVELKKDFDIKDIFELYKNAPGVILKDDVDNLVYPMPIDAAGHDEVYVGRIRRDFSVDNGLNLWVVADNIRKGAASNAIQIAEYIIKNK from the coding sequence ATGAGATACAATGTAGCAGTTGTTGGATGCACGGGAATGGTTGGAAGAAAGTTTCTAGAAATATTAGAAGAAAGAAATTTTCCGATAAATGAAATTTATTTTTATGCATCTTCAAGATCTGCAGGTAAGTTTTTAAATTTTAAAGGAAAAGATATAATAGTCGAAGAATTAAATGAAGAAAATATTAAAGATAAGAAAATAGATTTTGCTTTATTCTCAGCTGGTGGAAGTGTAAGTAAAAAATATGCCCCTATTTTTGTTAAATATAATGTTACTGTTATAGACAACAGCAGTGCATGGAGGATGGACAAAGAGGTACCTCTCGTTGTTCCAGAAGTAAATCCAGAAGATATAAAGTTTAATAAAGGTATAATAGCAAACCCAAATTGCTCTACAATTCAAGCAATGGTACCTTTAAAGCCTCTTAAGGATAAGTATGGAATAAAAAGAATAATATATTCTACATATCAAGCTGTGTCAGGAGCAGGTATGGGTGGATATAATGATTTATTAGAGGGATATAAAAATGTTCCCCCCCAAAAATTTCCTTATCCAATAGCCGGCAATATTTTACCTCACATTGACGATTTTTTGGACAATGGATATACAAAAGAAGAAATGAAGATGGTTGATGAAACTAAAAAAATACTGCATGATGATACTTTAAAAATAACTGCTACTACAGCAAGAGTTCCAGTAGCATATGGACACAGTGAAAGTATAAATGTTGAACTAAAAAAAGACTTTGATATAAAAGATATATTTGAATTATATAAAAATGCTCCTGGTGTAATATTGAAAGATGATGTAGATAACCTTGTTTATCCAATGCCTATTGATGCAGCAGGTCATGATGAAGTGTATGTTGGAAGAATTAGAAGAGACTTTAGTGTAGATAATGGATTGAATCTATGGGTAGTAGCTGACAACATAAGAAAAGGTGCTGCTAGCAATGCTATTCAAATAGCTGAATATATAATAAAAAATAAATAA
- a CDS encoding aminotransferase class I/II-fold pyridoxal phosphate-dependent enzyme produces MNNDFLSQKVNAIEISGIRKFFNKVSKYPGSISLTLGQPDFNVPDKIKKAMIDAINDNKTTYTANAGIIELRKEISKYLKTMGIEYDTEDVCLTVGGSEGLMSVFSALINPNDKILIPNPAYPAYESCITLLGGKILNYKFNEDYSIDFDYLEKLIKKENPKIMVLCYPCNPTGAVLSKEDRDKLHKIIKENNIVVISDEIYSALCFEEEYYSLAQFDDIKDRVIVVSGFSKMFSMTGLRIGYVCAKPELMNGILKVHAYNVSCTSSIAQWGAYEGLKNCLNDVEYMKQEFIKRRDFVYAELVNMGFETNLPKGAFYIFPSIKKFSSSSEEFCEKLLKEARAAVVPGSAFGSEGEGHIRISYAYSIEELKEALDRIRKAL; encoded by the coding sequence ATGAATAACGACTTTTTATCTCAAAAAGTAAATGCAATAGAAATATCAGGTATAAGAAAGTTTTTCAATAAGGTATCAAAGTATCCAGGGTCTATATCACTTACATTAGGACAGCCGGATTTTAATGTTCCTGATAAGATAAAGAAGGCTATGATTGATGCTATAAATGATAATAAAACTACATATACAGCCAATGCAGGTATAATAGAATTAAGGAAAGAAATTTCAAAGTATCTAAAAACTATGGGCATAGAATATGATACAGAAGATGTATGCCTTACAGTTGGCGGAAGTGAGGGATTGATGTCAGTATTTTCAGCATTGATAAATCCAAATGATAAAATACTTATACCAAATCCTGCATATCCAGCTTATGAAAGCTGCATTACACTTTTAGGTGGAAAAATATTAAATTATAAATTTAATGAAGACTATAGTATAGATTTTGACTACTTGGAAAAGTTGATTAAAAAGGAAAATCCTAAGATAATGGTATTGTGTTACCCATGTAATCCAACAGGAGCTGTTTTATCAAAAGAAGATAGGGATAAACTTCATAAGATAATTAAAGAAAACAATATTGTTGTCATAAGTGATGAAATATATAGTGCTTTGTGTTTTGAAGAAGAATATTACTCATTAGCACAATTTGACGATATAAAAGATAGGGTAATAGTTGTAAGTGGATTTTCCAAAATGTTTTCAATGACAGGACTTAGAATAGGATATGTATGTGCAAAACCTGAACTCATGAATGGAATATTAAAGGTTCATGCATATAATGTTTCATGTACATCATCGATAGCACAGTGGGGAGCGTATGAAGGACTTAAAAACTGTTTAAATGACGTTGAATACATGAAACAGGAATTTATAAAGAGAAGGGACTTTGTATATGCTGAGCTAGTAAATATGGGATTTGAAACTAATTTACCTAAAGGTGCATTTTACATATTTCCTTCAATAAAAAAATTTAGTTCTTCAAGTGAAGAATTTTGTGAAAAACTTTTGAAAGAAGCTAGGGCAGCGGTAGTTCCAGGCAGTGCTTTTGGAAGTGAAGGAGAAGGACACATAAGGATTTCTTATGCATATAGTATAGAAGAATTGAAAGAAGCTCTAGACAGGATAAGAAAAGCATTATAA
- a CDS encoding class I SAM-dependent methyltransferase: MDCYRDFAHIYDELINADIDYLKWSKVILDICDEFNINRKHYLDLGCGTGNLTQKLAPYFKDVWAVDLSYDMLTEADIKLRKDGFKVKMVCQNMTELNLNRKFDLITCCLDSTNYILKEEDMIRYLKKAAYHLKEDGIFIFDINSYYKLSNILGNNIYDYDDENVTYIWENCFENDIVEMYLTFFVREGELYRKFTEQHMERAYKDDKIRSFLSEAGLKILKVMDNYEKDIIDDSTERIVYIAKIDN, translated from the coding sequence ATGGATTGCTATAGAGATTTTGCCCACATATATGATGAACTCATAAATGCTGACATAGATTATTTAAAGTGGTCTAAAGTCATATTGGATATTTGTGATGAGTTTAATATAAATAGAAAGCATTACTTGGATTTGGGCTGCGGTACGGGTAACTTGACTCAAAAATTGGCTCCATATTTTAAAGATGTATGGGCTGTAGATTTATCTTATGACATGCTAACAGAAGCTGACATAAAGTTAAGAAAAGATGGATTTAAAGTTAAGATGGTGTGTCAGAACATGACAGAATTAAATTTAAATAGAAAGTTTGATCTTATAACTTGCTGCCTTGATTCAACTAATTATATTTTGAAAGAAGAAGATATGATAAGATATTTAAAAAAGGCAGCTTATCATTTAAAAGAAGATGGAATATTTATATTTGATATAAATTCGTATTATAAGCTTTCAAACATTTTGGGGAATAATATTTATGATTATGATGATGAAAATGTAACTTATATATGGGAAAACTGTTTTGAAAATGATATTGTAGAAATGTATTTGACATTCTTTGTAAGAGAAGGTGAACTGTATAGAAAATTTACAGAACAACATATGGAGAGGGCATATAAGGATGATAAAATACGTTCATTTTTAAGTGAGGCAGGATTGAAAATATTAAAAGTTATGGATAACTATGAAAAAGATATTATAGATGATTCTACAGAAAGAATAGTCTATATTGCAAAAATAGATAACTAG